A stretch of Kyrpidia spormannii DNA encodes these proteins:
- a CDS encoding PH domain-containing protein gives MKRFSSRRDVLFYGLVIPIFVCCIALTVIFALKRAYLPWIGFLLLDGFILWISLCTYYEFSADSLAIISGPFKRKVEYWEIHAVFRTRDATAAPALARNRLSIVLKSGRRVLVSPSNEPEFLNELRKRNEDIEFSGVL, from the coding sequence ATGAAACGGTTTTCAAGTAGAAGGGATGTCCTGTTCTATGGGCTTGTTATACCGATTTTTGTGTGTTGCATTGCGCTTACTGTTATATTTGCGTTAAAGAGGGCATATCTCCCCTGGATCGGCTTCCTGCTCCTTGATGGGTTTATTCTGTGGATCTCTCTGTGTACTTACTACGAATTTAGTGCTGATTCCTTGGCAATTATTTCAGGACCATTCAAGAGGAAAGTGGAATACTGGGAAATTCATGCAGTGTTTCGTACTCGTGATGCGACGGCGGCGCCCGCACTTGCACGAAACAGACTTTCGATTGTGCTCAAAAGCGGTCGACGTGTTCTTGTCTCACCATCGAATGAGCCGGAATTCCTCAACGAATTGCGAAAGAGAAACGAAGATATAGAGTTTAGTGGAGTTTTATAA